One stretch of Benincasa hispida cultivar B227 unplaced genomic scaffold, ASM972705v1 Contig395, whole genome shotgun sequence DNA includes these proteins:
- the LOC120069440 gene encoding F-box protein At5g07610-like produces MLCSKSHKLHRTSAASLPPLTTAAEPVLNNDDLFIEILLRLPIQSLLTFKSVSKRWLSLISNPDFSHRRTTSHPSTPSGIFFPRPRPKSPAFDFLNLTANPSRAPFESLNFTDEKHGFVILQSCNGLFLCSSNNGNYWRRDYYVHNPTTNHFTKLPKLQAGTVFGLTLAFDPSRSSDYKVISVRYSDSFTNTYQIEIYSSRTGPWRPVQGVFSAPFSMRFDNGVYWNRAVHWISTWENSLYFDLYEEKLHELPMPRVPDGREERRVKYFGTCGGNLHLIEIYDARDMELNVYEMQDDHSGWFVKYRVDLHGVSVAFPEMIPSVMDVDLGFFPKFSVMAIVDGIEESYIVLKIDGIIVRVIVESGRFESLGKIESGGGTSQATLTLGFGEIDAYLYIESLACV; encoded by the coding sequence ATGCTCTGCTCCAAATCCCACAAACTCCACCGCACCTCCGCCGCTTCTCTCCCACCGTTAACAACCGCCGCCGAACCAGTTCTCAACAACGACGATCTCTTCATCGAAATCCTTCTTCGTTTACCCATCCAATCCCTTCTAACCTTCAAATCCGTCTCCAAACGATGGCTTTCCTTAATTTCCAATCCCGATTTCTCTCACCGTCGAACCACTTCTCATCCATCCACTCCTTCTGGTATCTTCTTCCCCCGTCCCCGCCCTAAATCCCCTGCATTTGATTTCCTCAATTTGACTGCAAATCCCTCTAGGGCTCCCTTCGAATCTCTCAATTTCACCGACGAGAAACACGGATTTGTAATCCTCCAATCCTGTAATGGCTTGTTCTTGTGCAGCAGTAATAATGGAAACTACTGGAGAAGAGATTATTATGTTCACAATCCAACGACGAATCACTTCACTAAGCTTCCCAAGCTTCAAGCCGGAACAGTTTTCGGTCTCACCTTAGCATTTGATCCTTCACGATCGTCAgattacaaagtgatttccgtTCGATACTCCGATTCCTTCACGAACACCTACCAAATCGAAATTTATTCCTCTCGAACTGGCCCATGGAGACCCGTCCAAGGCGTGTTTTCAGCTCCGTTTAGCATGAGATTCGATAACGGAGTGTACTGGAACAGAGCTGTTCATTGGATCAGCACTTGGGAAAACAGTCTTTACTTCGATCTGTATGAAGAGAAACTCCATGAATTGCCAATGCCTCGAGTACCGGATGGAAGGGAAGAGAGAAGAGTGAAGTATTTTGGGACTTGTGGTGGGAATCTTCATCTGATTGAAATTTACGATGCTCGAGATATGGAGTTGAATGTTTACGAAATGCAAGATGATCATTCTGGGTGGTTTGTGAAGTATCGTGTCGATCTTCATGGCGTTTCTGTTGCATTTCCAGAAATGATTCCATCGGTGATGGATGTGGATTTGGGTTTCTTCCCCAAATTCTCGGTGATGGCCATTGTTGACGGAATTGAGGAATCGTACATTGTTTTGAAGATTGATGGGATAATTGTGAGAGTGATTGTTGAGAGTGGAAGATTTGAGAGCTTGGGGAAGATTGAAAGTGGTGGAGGAACATCACAAGCCACTCTTACTCTTGGGTTTGGAGAGATTGATGCATATTTGTACATTGAGAGTCTTGCATGTGTTTAA